In Sphingomonas sp. JUb134, the sequence GGCTGTCCTGGAGTTCGACGCCGGCGCGCAGCCGGTCCTGGGCATAGGCGAGCAGCACCGTGGTCCGGATGCTGAGCAGCGAGTCCGTGTCCGGAAACCCGGCATGGGCCTGGCCACGCAACGCTTCGTAGCGCACGCGCATCGACCCGGTCAGGGAAAGGGGATGGTGCGGCGCCGGCTCGGGAGCGCTGGTTTCCGCCTCCTGCGCATGTGCGGCAGGCGCGCCGGTCCACGCCAGCGGCAAACACGAGAGCAGCAATCCCAGCCGCACTGCCCGGCCGGAGCGCGAGCTCGGGCGGAACGTCGCGCCGGGACCGGAACGCACCCGCTGCCCGCCACCGACCCGATCCAAGGACACCGCGCCGCCTCCTCCACGGGCCGGAGAATGCGCCGCGGTGGCCGGGTCTCGCGATCGGCGATTCCCCGGACCCATGCGCAAACGCGCTCCGGAGAACGATCCCGAGGCGAACCGGGGGGAGTTCCCCCCGCCCCGTCTCGGGGATGTCCCGATGCTGGCGGCTCAGGAAGGTCGATACCGACTAGGGGTCCGCAATAGGGGTGAGTGTCATGCCGCGTGATCCTTTGCACCAGAATAGCTGCCTGTTCCTGATCGCGGCCGCGGTGCTCCCGCTAGGAGCAGTGCCCGCGATGGCCGACGAAAACGGCGCAAGTCTCTATCTGCTGGGGTCGGGCGGGCCAGGCGCGGCGGTCTCGCCGCCGCTGCCGGGCGTGTACCTGGACAATATCGTCATGGTCTATGATGCCAGCTCGCATGCCAGCCGGGACCTCACCATCGGGGGCAACGTCGTGGCGGACGTCGATTCGACGGTGGCCGCCAACTTCACGACGCTGCTCTGGGTCCCGAGCACGAACGTGCTCGGCGGCACCCTGACGGTCGGCGGCACGCTGCCGGTCGGCGCACCGATGATCGATGCCTCTGCCGTGCTCACCGGACCCCGCGGGCGCCAGCTCGGCGTCCGCACCCATGACTCCGCACTGATGGTCGGAGATCCGATCGCCACGGCGATGATGGGCTGGAAAAGCGGCAACATGCATTACGCCGTCAGCGGCATGCTCAACGTTCCGGTGGGGCATTATCGGGTCGGCAGGCTTGCCAACATCGCCTTCCACCGCTGGGCCGGGGACGTTTCCGTCGCCGCGACGTGGCTCGACCCGAAGACCGGCTGGGACGTCAGCGGCAAGGTCGGCTTCACATTCAACGGTCACAACGAAGACACCGACTATAATTCCGGCAACGACTTCCACGCGGAGCTGGCAGCGGAGAAAAAGCTCTCCTCGAAGTTCTCGCTGGGTGCCCAGGGCTATTACTTCCAGCAGGTGAGCGATGACACCGGCGCGGGCGCGAAGCTGGGCGCCTATCGAGGACGCGTGCTCGCGGCGGGTGGGACGCTGGCGTATGACACCGTGCTCGGACGCAGCCCCGCGACGATCCGGCTGCAGGTCCTGCAGGAGTTCGATGCCAAGAACCGCGTCGAAGGCACGAACTTCATGCTGAGCCTCAGCCTGCCGTTGCACATGAAGATGCCCGCAAAGGAGTGAGCGGCACCCGCGTCAGGGGCGCCGCACGCAGCGGAAGCCGACGTGCGACGTGGACGTGTCGATCGGATGCGCATGGCGCGCCGCCGGCCGATAGCGTCGGCAATAGTTGGGCGCACACAGGTGCGATCCGCCCTTCAGCACCTTGCGGGCGATCCGGGCGGCATCGCCGGGATCGGCGCTGGCCTTGACCTTGTCTTGCAGGGACGCGCCGCAGCAACTTCCGCGCATGGCGCCCGGCGTGCTCCACCAGTCGGCCGTCCACTCCCAGACATTGCCGATCATATCCACCAGGCCATAGCCGTTGGCCGGGAAGCTGCCCACCGGCGAGGTCCGCTCCCATCCGTCCAGCGCGAGGTTGCGGTGCGGGAACTCGCCCTGCCAGGTGTTGGCCATGTGGGCGCCGTCCACCAGCAGCGCATTGCCCCAGGCGAACTCGGCGCTCTCGAGGCCGCCGCGCGCGGCAAACTCCCACTCGACCTCGTTCGGCAGGGACAATCCCGCCCAGGCGGCATAGGCCTCCACGTCCGCAAGCGCGACGTGAACCACCGGATGGTCCTCCAGCCCCTCGATCGTGCTGTCGGGACCCGTCGGGTGCCGCCAATCCGCGCCGGGAACGAAGCTCCACCATTGCGACGAAGGACCTCGCGGATCGATCGCGCCCGCAGGCGGTGCGAACACGAGCGACGCAGCCACCAGCATCTCGGGAAGCGCGCCGGGGTAGTCGGCCGCATCCGGCGGCGTTTCGGCCATCGTGCGATGTCCCGTCGCAGCGACGAAGGCGGCGAACTGCCGGTTCGTCACCGGCGCACGGTCGATCCAGAAGCCGCTCACCGACGCGCGCCGGCTGGGGCGCTCCTCGGGATAATGATGGTCCGAACCCATGGTGAACGCGCCCCCGCCGATCCAGACCATATCCGGGTGGGAGTTGCCGCGACCATCTGCTTCGAAACGCGTCTCGGTCATGCGCCGAATACCTCGATGTGGAACACGATGCCCGTGATCGCGAGAACGCCGATCGCGAGCAGCAGGATGCTGGTGATGAGCGTGAGGGAGACCGGATAGTCCATCTCTCCGTGGACGAGCCCTGCCTCCTTCAGTTCGGCCCGGACGTGGCGCAACTGGAACGCGAACTGCAGGTGACGCGAGATGCCGCCGACCAGCAGCAGGATGCCGAGGACGATCAAGGCTGCGCCAAAATTCCGAGGCGCTGCCGAACTGCGGATCGTGCCCATGTCGTGCAGTTTGTCGAACGTCTGGTACAGCGTGAAACCAAAGCCGATCAGCGAAAGCGACGTCCGCTGCACCGACATCAGCGTCCGATCCGCGCTCATCCTGGTGCGCTGGATCGACATGCCGGTCCGGCGCATCGACATCTCGGTACGTTCGCCGGACAGATCGGTACGGTGCTCCGAAAGATCGGTACGGTGCTGGGAAAGGCTGGTCCGGAACTCCGAAAGGTCGGTGCGGTGTTCCGACATGCGGCTGCGGAGTTCGGAAAGCTCGCTGCGGAAGCGGGAAAGCTCGACCGATGCCGCACCGGTTTCCTGGCCAGCGGTGTCCGGAACGGGCGGTAGCGGCGGCAGGGCCATGGGCGCCGGGCGCTGGAGATGAGAATCTTCGGCCATCGCTTTCCCCATTGCTGTCGGGGGCAAGAATCGCCGAGCGGTCGCGGCAAGCCCATCGGGACAACTCCCGAGCGGCGCGAGCGCCAGAACCCCGGCTTGAGGACGATCGCTCCGGCTTGTGCCCTGCCCTGCCAGCGGGTTGATCCCGATGGCTGGCCTGCGGGTCCGTGGCGACGATGGCCCATCAGCCAGGGAGGCCGCCATGACCCTTTTCAGCGCAATCGGTGCCGTACTCCTGATGGCGGACCCGACGTCCGCCGGTCCCGAGGATCCGCCCGTGGAGCAGGGTGCGCTGGCACCGGCACCGGCACCGGCAGCGCAGGGTGTCGGCACGCCGGGGAGTGATGCCAATCTGGCGCAACAGGTTGCGAACCCGGTGGCGGAACTGATCAGCGTGCCGTTGCAGAGCAATCTCGATTGCTGCTTCGGCCCCGCCGACGCGAACCGCTATACGCTCAACATCCAGCCGGTCATCCCCGTCCGGTTGAACTCGGAACTGAGCCTGATCACGCGCACGATCCTGCCGTTCATCGCGCAGGAACGAACCGTCTCGGACGGGCGCGGCACGAACGGCTTCGGCGACATCACGCAGAGCTTTTTCTTCAAGCCCCAGATCAACGGCATCACGATCGCCGCCGGACCGGCTGTCGTCTGGCCGATCGGGAACAAGGAATTCGGCAGCGGGAAGTGGTCGGCAGGCCCGACCGCCCTTGTGGTTAAACAGACGCCCAAGGGGACCACGCTCGGCATGCTCGCCAACCATCTCTGGTCCTATGCGGGCAAGGATGACCGGCCGGGCGTCAGCGCCACCTTGCTGCAGCCGTTTGTGACACAGACGTTTCACAACGGCATGAGCATCGGTGCGAACACCGAGGCGAGCTACAACTGGAAGCAGAAGCAGTGGACCGTGCCGATCGACATCACGCTGGGCCAGCTGATCCGCATCGGCCGGCAGCCCATGCAGATCTCGATGAGCGGCAAATATTATGCCGAGCGGCCGAGCGGCGGGCCCGACTGGGGACTGCGGTTGACCCTGACCTTCCTGTTCCCCGAATGATGGCGTCAGCGACTCGCCGCTGACCTCCTCGACTCGCTGATCGCCGCGTGCCGGCGCAGGGCGCGTCGTCCCTTCTCAACAACTGCTCAAGACCAAGTCCCTGCGGCTTCGCAGCGGGCCGCTGCTAGGCTGCGCGCAGCGCCGGTGGCGCGCAGACCGCCGCCCCGGGACTCGACCGATGCTGGTCCGCGGGAAACCCCTGATGCCAGCCGGTCTCGGGACTCGGCACCCTTCCGGCGCAACGGCAAGAAGGAGTCCGATCATGCCCAAAGGCAAACCAAACATCCTTGTGATCTGGGGCGACGACATCGGCATCAGCAATCTGAGTTGCTACAGTCACGGGCTGATGGGCTATCAGACGCCCAACATCGACCGGCTCGCCCGAGAGGGCATGATGTTCACGGACAGCTATGGCGAGCAGAGCTGCACGGCCGGGCGCTCGTCCTTCATCACCGGGCAGAGCGTGCTGCGCACCGGCCTCTCCAAGGTCGGCATCCCCGCCGCGCCGATCGGCATGAACGAAAAGACGGCGACCATCGCCGCGCTCCTCAAGGAGCAGGGCTATGCCACCGGCCAGTTCGGCAAGAACCACCTGGGCGACCTCAACCACATGCTGCCCACGAACCATGGCTTCGACGAGTTCTTCGGCAACCTCTACCACCTCAACGCCGAGGAAGAGCCGGAGATGACGGATTATCCGAAGGATCCGCGCTTCCACGAGGCGTTCGCCCCGCGCGGCGTCATCCATAGCTGGGCCACCGATACCGACGATGGTACCGAGCACGAGCGCTGGGGCCGCGTCGGCAAGCAGCGGATCGAGGACACGGGCCCGCTGACCAAGAAGCGGATGGAGACCGTCGACGACGAATTCGCCGCGGCCGCCAAGGATTTCATCAAGCGGGCCGCCAACGACGACCAGCCGTTCTTCCTGTGGCTCAACACCACCCACATGCACCTGTTCACCCACCCCAAGCCCGAGAGCAAGGGACAGGCGGGCCGCTGGCAATCCGACTATCACGACACCATGGTCGATCACGACAAGCTGATCGGGGAGGTGCTCGCCTTCCTCGACGAGCTCGGCATCGCCGACGACACGTTCGTGCAATATTCGACCGACAACGGCCCGCATCGCAACACCTGGCCGGACG encodes:
- a CDS encoding SphA family protein translates to MPRDPLHQNSCLFLIAAAVLPLGAVPAMADENGASLYLLGSGGPGAAVSPPLPGVYLDNIVMVYDASSHASRDLTIGGNVVADVDSTVAANFTTLLWVPSTNVLGGTLTVGGTLPVGAPMIDASAVLTGPRGRQLGVRTHDSALMVGDPIATAMMGWKSGNMHYAVSGMLNVPVGHYRVGRLANIAFHRWAGDVSVAATWLDPKTGWDVSGKVGFTFNGHNEDTDYNSGNDFHAELAAEKKLSSKFSLGAQGYYFQQVSDDTGAGAKLGAYRGRVLAAGGTLAYDTVLGRSPATIRLQVLQEFDAKNRVEGTNFMLSLSLPLHMKMPAKE
- a CDS encoding formylglycine-generating enzyme family protein yields the protein MVWIGGGAFTMGSDHHYPEERPSRRASVSGFWIDRAPVTNRQFAAFVAATGHRTMAETPPDAADYPGALPEMLVAASLVFAPPAGAIDPRGPSSQWWSFVPGADWRHPTGPDSTIEGLEDHPVVHVALADVEAYAAWAGLSLPNEVEWEFAARGGLESAEFAWGNALLVDGAHMANTWQGEFPHRNLALDGWERTSPVGSFPANGYGLVDMIGNVWEWTADWWSTPGAMRGSCCGASLQDKVKASADPGDAARIARKVLKGGSHLCAPNYCRRYRPAARHAHPIDTSTSHVGFRCVRRP
- a CDS encoding DUF202 domain-containing protein, which translates into the protein MAEDSHLQRPAPMALPPLPPVPDTAGQETGAASVELSRFRSELSELRSRMSEHRTDLSEFRTSLSQHRTDLSEHRTDLSGERTEMSMRRTGMSIQRTRMSADRTLMSVQRTSLSLIGFGFTLYQTFDKLHDMGTIRSSAAPRNFGAALIVLGILLLVGGISRHLQFAFQLRHVRAELKEAGLVHGEMDYPVSLTLITSILLLAIGVLAITGIVFHIEVFGA
- a CDS encoding transporter → MTLFSAIGAVLLMADPTSAGPEDPPVEQGALAPAPAPAAQGVGTPGSDANLAQQVANPVAELISVPLQSNLDCCFGPADANRYTLNIQPVIPVRLNSELSLITRTILPFIAQERTVSDGRGTNGFGDITQSFFFKPQINGITIAAGPAVVWPIGNKEFGSGKWSAGPTALVVKQTPKGTTLGMLANHLWSYAGKDDRPGVSATLLQPFVTQTFHNGMSIGANTEASYNWKQKQWTVPIDITLGQLIRIGRQPMQISMSGKYYAERPSGGPDWGLRLTLTFLFPE
- a CDS encoding arylsulfatase; the protein is MPKGKPNILVIWGDDIGISNLSCYSHGLMGYQTPNIDRLAREGMMFTDSYGEQSCTAGRSSFITGQSVLRTGLSKVGIPAAPIGMNEKTATIAALLKEQGYATGQFGKNHLGDLNHMLPTNHGFDEFFGNLYHLNAEEEPEMTDYPKDPRFHEAFAPRGVIHSWATDTDDGTEHERWGRVGKQRIEDTGPLTKKRMETVDDEFAAAAKDFIKRAANDDQPFFLWLNTTHMHLFTHPKPESKGQAGRWQSDYHDTMVDHDKLIGEVLAFLDELGIADDTFVQYSTDNGPHRNTWPDGGMTPFRSEKNTNWEGAFRVPLLVRWPGKIAPGSIANGIVQHHDWLPTFLEMAGAPDVVEKLKSGYDAIGRTYKNHIDGMSLLGYITGEEEKSPREFFFYISDDGDILGMRYDNWKIVFMEQRVAGTMRVWAEPFTRLRLPKVFNLRTDPYEYADITSNTYYHWFLHNDYFIFIAQLAAKKFAETFREFPPVQRPNSFTIDDAIAKMADANAGAS